TAgactaccttacctaggctgagatcaaggccgtcgcAACTGTTAGGCAATTTCCAGATCATCAATAACTAAGACAAGTTTCTGGTTAAAACACTTAATATAGCATTTATCGACAGTATGTAACCAAGCTCTCTAGGTAGTTTCTACATCTTATCTGGAAGAAACAACGGTGTACGATGACCTTACAGTCCTCGCtaaagcggcggcggtctcggtGTAGCCCGGTAACGCGGGTGGGAAGAAACCGGAAgggcgccgcctccgtgCCGCGGACAAGCTCCGCCTGAGTGGGTCCACACCATGCTCAGCTTGCAAAAGAAAGCACCTTTATTGGTCAATGGCTGGGCTGCGTCGAGGTTTGCGGGTCTGGGAGGGACTGGTACGTACCTGCTTACGGCATTTCTCGGACAGGGGTTTTCGGCTTCTCGCAGCTCGTTCCGGCGGCCAGACGGCTTCTTCCCCTTGTTTACATCTGGTGGTCCCAGTCGTTAGTTGCTGCTCTGTATCTGTACTCCGTATCTGCATCTATATCCGCATCGGTGGAGAGGCCATTCTATTGTCCGCGGTGGACTCTGCCTTTTCCTCATTTGGGGTGATGGAGGATCCCATGCGTGTGTTAGTCAGCGGACCTCGGCTCAGGAATGCGCCgccaagacaagacaagagaGAAAAGTGAAAAGTTGAGGCTATCGAGAACTCAAGATCTCTACCCAGCATAGCATCAGAGTGGTTGAACAGGCTCGATCAAAAGTCGCAAGTTACACAAGCTCACACGGTACAATGGCGGAAAAGCACCAAACCAATGCCGCCGGCCCCAGGACCGTCTACTTGACGCTTTATAACGCCCTCTTTGCCTCCCTCTGGGCCTCCATCCTTTACACCGTtgtcaccaccgccgcctcgggcggCAAGCTCGCCGTTtacaacgccgccgaggcccgcgcGCGATGGGTGCAGACTCTCACTCTCATTGAGGTTGTGCACTCCGCCGTCGGTAAGTGCctcgcgacgacgaccaccactaccatcaccgccatccCCCTTCTCACATGTTGAGTTGGAGCTCGATGTGATGATCGAGAGACACAGGAATAACTGAGTGACTGACTGACCCACCCCCTCAGGACTCGTCCGGTCCCCCGTCagcaccaccgccatccAGGTTGTCGCCCgcaccatcatcgtctgGATGGTCTGCCACAGCTTCCCCGAGTCCACCtccccgtccgccgcctacgtcgcgctgctgctgtcctgggccgtcgccgacaccgTCCGCTACGCCTATCTGGCTCTGAACCTCCATGGCAGGGCTCCGGACGCCCTCGTCTGGCTGCGGTGAGTCTATTCGTGTCGGAGATCCTGTGAATGACAGTGGCTGACCATGACAGCTACACCATGTTCTACCCCCTCTACCCCATCGGCATCTCCTCCGAGTTCTGGCTGTTGTATCTCGCCATCGAGCCTGCCAGCCGCGTGAGCGCCGTGCTGCCCCCCATCTTCTACTTTTGCCTGTGCCTTTACGTACCGGGTAAGTTCATTGACTTCATTTCCGTTTCTCCTGTGCGTCATTTTGTGCGGCGAGCTGACATCTTCAACCCCCGCGCCAAAGGATCGTACACCATGTACACCTACATGATCAAGCAGCGCAAGAAGACgctgtcgaggtcgagcaaGTCGCAGTAGATAGATATATTTGGTTAGCTCCGGCTGCTGCCCAATTGTCGAGGGCCTAGCTAGGTCGACTCACATTTAACCAAATGGGGTTTCGGCTGCAACACCCGAGGGGCATCCATGGACCGGTCGTCTTTATCGAGTCGGTCAAGCTAAGATCGTTTCGGTCACTCTTGCAAGTGTCTTTGTCCCACGACTTACTTCAGGAGCTGCAGGACGCATTGCTTGCATGGACCGATATTCTAGGGCACTTGGTCTTCTGGGCTGGGAAAGCTTTGATGAATATGATCTGTTATCCTGATTACATACATCACAACTCACCCGGATGCCTTTGCATGCGCTGTCTATATTTTATCCTCAAGGAAAACAAGTGTATAGGAATCCCGCAATTCATGTATTAATACTACACGCAAACATGGCTCTTTGTACATGACAGCAACTTCACAGGCTGTACCTAAACGCCTTGTCCTGCACGTCCGTCAGGTCCGAGTCCACAGCGACGCCCATCTGCACcgcctccgcgccgccgccgccgtgcccgccggcgtcgtACTCGTAGcgcccctcggccgcgagcGCGTCCCGCCGCGCGTTCTCCCTCCGCAGCGCGGCCCCGTAGACGCCGTACGTGACGACGagcgccgcccagctcgcgATGCTGAGGACGCAGCCCTTGGTGTACCGCGGcgcgtcggcctcggtccAGGCCTGCGGCGAGACGATGCAGCCGACGCAGtagacgacgaagaagccggcgctgacgaccgacttcttcgtgttgcccttgacgttggacgccatcatggacgccgacgagctgagCAGCGCGCTGCAGCAGGCCGCGAGCCAGGTGCTCGCCACGATGGCCCactcggcgcccttgaggGGCAGCGCGAGGAGCATGGCGGAGCCAAGGAGCGGCACGAGCGAGAGGCCCATGGAGGTGTAGACGCGCGTGCCGGGGAAGAAGCGCGGGATCAGCGCGCTGGCCCAGATGGTGGCGAAGctgatggcgccgccggggaggCCGACGAGCATGGTTGTGAAGGGGGAGTAGCCGAAGCCGTTGATGACGAGGGAGGAGAACTAGAAGCAAGCTGGTGTTAGCGACGCGTCGTTACGATTTACTGCGCAAGTGAACAAGAGACTGGGCTGGACTTACCTTGAGAATAGGCGTCGTGAGGGTGATGCAGagcgccatcatcatgtACATCCACGTTACGGGCTGCCGCAGCGCCTCGAACATCTGCTTCGTGTTGAACTCGGCCCGGTCCCGAGTCCCGCGGTCGAGCGCCAGCCGGCGCGTGGccacctccctctccctctcgctcAGGAaccaggccgtcgtcgtgtcCCGCGGCATGAGCGCGCAGAAGGCGATGCCGCACGCCGACGTCAGTCCGCCGCTGACGAGGAACATGACGCGCCACCGGTCCATGGCCAGctccgcggcgccgccgatgccgtaCATCATCAGGCCCCCCAGGACCTGCGAGACGCCCGACATGGAGACCCAGGTGGCGACGCGGACCGGgtgctcgcggcggcggtaccAGTTGGAcgtgatgacgatgaaggcgggagagacggcgccctcggcgaagCCCAGGAAGaagcgggcggcggcgagcccGCGGAAGTCGCGCGCCGCGCCGAGGCAcatctcgacgccgccccagacgacgatggtgacgccgacgaagagCGTGATGGGCAGCCGGCCCATGAGGTAGGCGGCCGGATACTCAGAGCAGAGCTGGCCGAAGTAGAAAAGCGAGATGGCCCACGAGTAGTCCTGGCCCGTCAGCCGGAGGtcctggcggaggccgaAGACGGAGGCGTAGTTGATGGACTGCTTGTCAAGATCtaggagggggagagaaggaaatGGTGTCAGGCTGAAAGTTGTTTA
The DNA window shown above is from Colletotrichum destructivum chromosome 2, complete sequence and carries:
- a CDS encoding Putative protein-tyrosine phosphatase-like, PTPLA, with protein sequence MAEKHQTNAAGPRTVYLTLYNALFASLWASILYTVVTTAASGGKLAVYNAAEARARWVQTLTLIEVVHSAVGLVRSPVSTTAIQVVARTIIVWMVCHSFPESTSPSAAYVALLLSWAVADTVRYAYLALNLHGRAPDALVWLRYTMFYPLYPIGISSEFWLLYLAIEPASRVSAVLPPIFYFCLCLYVPGSYTMYTYMIKQRKKTLSRSSKSQ
- a CDS encoding Putative major facilitator superfamily, MFS transporter superfamily, translating into MTTKKDDPPAALAEELEMRKKQDEEHVAFEQIDPEEEAALVRKLDRVLMPLMAFVYFFQYLDKQSINYASVFGLRQDLRLTGQDYSWAISLFYFGQLCSEYPAAYLMGRLPITLFVGVTIVVWGGVEMCLGAARDFRGLAAARFFLGFAEGAVSPAFIVITSNWYRRREHPVRVATWVSMSGVSQVLGGLMMYGIGGAAELAMDRWRVMFLVSGGLTSACGIAFCALMPRDTTTAWFLSEREREVATRRLALDRGTRDRAEFNTKQMFEALRQPVTWMYMMMALCITLTTPILKFSSLVINGFGYSPFTTMLVGLPGGAISFATIWASALIPRFFPGTRVYTSMGLSLVPLLGSAMLLALPLKGAEWAIVASTWLAACCSALLSSSASMMASNVKGNTKKSVVSAGFFVVYCVGCIVSPQAWTEADAPRYTKGCVLSIASWAALVVTYGVYGAALRRENARRDALAAEGRYEYDAGGHGGGGAEAVQMGVAVDSDLTDVQDKAFRYSL